One Plectropomus leopardus isolate mb chromosome 1, YSFRI_Pleo_2.0, whole genome shotgun sequence DNA segment encodes these proteins:
- the dagla gene encoding diacylglycerol lipase-alpha isoform X2 yields MPGMVMFRRRWSVGSDDLVLPALFLFLLHCIWLVVLSVVLFGLPYGSDQSCSVTLVDHGRGYLGILVSCLICESAIMWLSMRGSILYTQPRDAVQYVIYIRLAILLVELVYAVVGIAWLVQYYQPCSDVTAKNLALGIVACNWLVIFSVCITLMCTFDPTGRTFVKLKATRRRQRNLTTYTLRHRLEEGQASSWSRRLKFFMCCTRAQDTQSDAYSEVASLFAEFFRDLDIVPSDIIAGLVLLRQRQRSKRSAILDQANNDILAFLSGMPVTRNTRYLDLKNSTEMNMYKDVCYYMLFALAAYGWPMYLMRKPACGLCRLASSCPCTSMSGSRLSQSVTVEEDNCCGCNVLAIRRHFLDRDLKQVHIVYTSCHDAVYETPFFVAVDHEKKKVVISIRGTLSPKDALTDLTGDSERLPVEEQHGTWLGHKGMVYSAEYIKKKLEQEMILSQAFGRDLNKGTMHYGLVIVGHSLGAGTAAILSFLLRPQYPTLHCYSYSPPGGLFSEDAMEYSKEFVTSVVLGKDLVPRLGLSQLEGFRRHLLEVLQKSNKPKWRIIAGGTKCIPKSELPVEDEDPQSQPAAPPSSRLWLHPSDLSIALSASTPLYPPGRIIHVVHNHPPETCCGQEEPTYSALWGDNKAFDEVIISPAMLNEHMPHMVMEGLNKVLENYNKGKTALLSAAKIMVSPTEVDLNPESMFVDTTTTSQQPTPTTHHRRNSSVRSCAQSEISLDGFSECPPPPVPVVLRGARERLAVELRDRKAPLAVMESLSDAESLYSLDSRRSSAALRGSPMLSSLPFPLDAPIPEENPSLSSRTELLAADCLCQDTPEHLGEVGPFFTPLESRSTPDYPMRLSPATPRYSGHHSPALINQSILAQPFKSEPNTNRRMLPDGDHQQMPGVYSPGSTPNAPLSPQIGSRQMDRESEDWELDTAEKQFSAETRPAASTPPPQLSNGNPSQAVLEFAQYLDSLFRLDGSSSPPLELSDGESESGRGSFGQGECLGDGQPLDDKQLLARATLEPNLVPKPPRTFAGSADPSSGISLSPSFPLSSSEELNDLSPGEGALPAMHSLRTSSPIHCPEENTLSSMV; encoded by the exons ATGCCTGGCATGGTGATGTTTCGGCGGCGCTGGTCAGTTGGCAGTGATGACCTGGTGCTGCCcgccctcttcctctttctattGCACTGCATCTG GTTGGTGGTTCTGTCCGTGGTTCTGTTCGGCCTCCCGTATGGCTCTGACCAGTCCTGTTCTGTAACGCTGGTGGACCATGGCCGAGGCTACCTGGGCATCCTGGTCAGCTGCCTTATCTGTGAGAGCGCCATCATGTGGTTGAGCATGAGAGGCAGCATTCTGTACACGCAGCCCAGGGATGCTGTGCAGTATGTCATCTATATACGGCTAG CTATTCTGTTGGTCGAGCTAGTGTATGCTGTGGTGGGAATCGCCTGGCTTGTCCAGTATTATCAGCCATGCTCTGATGTCACTGCCAAAAACCTGGCTTTGG GAATTGTTGCATGCAACTGGCTGGTGATATTCAGCGTTTGCATTACCCTCATGTGCACCTTTGATCCTACGGGTCGGACGTTTGTCAAACTGAAAGCCACCCGTCGGCGTCAGCGCAATCTCACTACATATACACTCAG ACACAGGCTAGAGGAAGGCCAAGCCAGTAGCTGGAGCAGGAGACTCAAATTCTTTATGTGCTGCACAAGAGCCCAGGATACACAATCA GATGCGTATTCAGAAGTGGCCAGCCTTTTTGCAGAGTTCTTCAGAGACCTGGACATTGTGCCTAGTGATATTATTGCTGGCCTGGTACTTCTCCGCCAGAGGCAGAGGTCTAAGAGATCTGCTATCCTGGACCAG GCCAACAATGACATTTTAGCCTTCTTATCTGGAATGCCTGTCACTCGAAATACTCGATACCTGGACCTTAAGAACTCG ACCGAGATGAACATGTACAAGGATGTGTGTTATTACATGCTCTTTGCCCTGGCTGCATACGGTTGGCCCATGTACCTAATGAGGAAGCCTGCCTGTGGGCTGTGCCGCCTCGCCAGCTCCTGCCC CTGTACCTCAATGTCTGGCTCTCGGTTGTCTCAGTCCGTGACAGTGGAGGAGGACAATTGTTGCGGCTGTAATGTCCTGGCTATACGGAGACACTTCCTGGACAGGGACCTCAAGCAGGTTCACATTGTCTACACTTCCTGCCACGATGCT GTTTATGAGACTCCATTTTTTGTGGCAGTGGATCATGAGAAAAAGAAGGTTGTCATCAGTATCAGAGGAACCCTATCACCAAAG GACGCCTTGACTGATCTGACGGGGGACTCTGAACGTTTGCCTGTAGAGGAGCAGCACGGGACCTGGCTTGGCCACAAG GGGATGGTTTACTCAGCAGAATACATCAAGAAGAAACTGGAGCAGGAAATGATCTTGTCACAAGCCTTTGGAAGAGACTTG AACAAGGGCACCATGCACTATGGGCTGGTGATAGTCGGGCATTCTCTTGGTGCAGGCACCGCTGCTATCCTCTCCTTCCTGCTGAGACCTCAGTACCCAACTCTTCACTGCTACTCTTACTCTCCACCTGGTGGCCTTTTTAG TGAGGATGCCATGGAGTACTCCAAAGAGTTTGTCACATCTGTGGTATTAGGAAAAGACCTGGTACCAAG GCTTGGCCTGTCACAACTGGAGGGTTTCCGACGCCACCTTCTGGAAGTCTTGCAGAAAAGTAACAAGCCAAAG TGGAGGATCATTGCGGGAGGCACCAAATGCATCCCGAAATCAGAGCTTCCAGTGGAGGATGAAGATCCTCAGTCTCAGCCAGCAGCGCCCCCCAGCAGTCGCCTGTGGCTCCACCCCAGTGACCTCAGCATTGCCCTTTCAGCCTCCACCCCCCTCTACCCTCCTGGCAGGATCATCCATGTGGTGCACAACCATCCTCCAGAGACATG CTGTGGGCAGGAGGAGCCAACCTACTCAGCTCTGTGGGGGGACAACAAGGCCTTCGATGAGGTCATCATATCACCCGCTATGCTTAATGAGCACATGCCCCACATGGTGATGGAGGGCCTAAACAAG GTGCTGGAAAACTACAACAAAGGGAAAACTGCTTTGCTATCAGCAGCCAAGATCATGGTGAGCCCCACAGAAGTGGACTTGAACCCAGAGAGCATGTTCGTGGATACAACAACAACTTCTCAGCAGCCGACGCCTACAACCCACCACCGCAGGAACAGTAGTGTTCG TTCGTGTGCCCAGTCTGAAATATCTCTGGATGGTTTCTCTGAGTGCCCTCCTCCCCCAGTGCCTGTAGTTCTGCGTGGAGCACGGGAACGCCTGGCAGTGGAGCTGAGGGACCGCAAAGCACCTCTGGCCGTCATGGAGAGTCTCTCAGATGCCGAATCCCTCTACAGCCTGGATTCCCGACGCTCCTCGGCTGCACTAAGGGGCTCACCAATGCTGAGTAGCCTACCATTCCCTTTGGATGCCCCGATCCCCGAGGAGAACCCGTCTCTCAGCTCTCGCACTGAACTACTGGCTGCTGACTGCCTCTGCCAGGACACCCCAGAGCACCTAGGAGAAGTTGGGCCCTTCTTTACCCCACTGGAATCCAGATCCACGCCGGATTACCCCATGCGGCTGTCACCGGCAACACCTCGCTACAGTGGACACCATTCCCCAGCTCTGATAAACCAGAGCATCTTGGCTCAGCCTTTTAAGTCAGAGCCGAACACCAACCGAAGAATGCTTCCGGATGGGGATCACCAACAGATGCCTGGTGTCTACAGCCCAGGGAGCACGCCGAACGCTCCTCTCAGCCCACAGATTGGTTCTAGGCAGATGGATAGAGAAAGTGAAGATTGGGAGCTagacacagcagagaaacaATTCAGTGCAGAAACCAGACCAGCAGCTTCTACTCCTCCGCCCCAGCTATCCAACGGAAACCCCAGCCAGGCAGTGCTGGAGTTCGCCCAGTACTTAGACTCTCTATTCAGACTGGACGGCAGCAGCTCACCACCTCTGGAGCTGTCTGACGGGGAGTCAGAGTCAGGCCGGGGCTCCTTCGGGCAGGGTGAGTGTCTTGGAGATGGACAGCCGCTGGATGACAAACAACTTCTGGCCAGAGCAACACTGGAGCCTAACCTTGTCCCCAAGCCCCCACGCACTTTTGCTGGATCTGCTGACCCCTCCTCGGGCATCTCTTTGtccccctccttccctctctcgTCGTCTGAGGAGCTTAACGACCTCTCCCCCGGCGAGGGCGCCCTGCCAGCCATGCACTCCCTACGAACATCTAGCCCTATCCACTGTCCCGAAGAGAACACACTATCATCTATGGTGTAG
- the dagla gene encoding diacylglycerol lipase-alpha isoform X1, whose protein sequence is MPGMVMFRRRWSVGSDDLVLPALFLFLLHCIWLVVLSVVLFGLPYGSDQSCSVTLVDHGRGYLGILVSCLICESAIMWLSMRGSILYTQPRDAVQYVIYIRLAILLVELVYAVVGIAWLVQYYQPCSDVTAKNLALGIVACNWLVIFSVCITLMCTFDPTGRTFVKLKATRRRQRNLTTYTLRHRLEEGQASSWSRRLKFFMCCTRAQDTQSDAYSEVASLFAEFFRDLDIVPSDIIAGLVLLRQRQRSKRSAILDQANNDILAFLSGMPVTRNTRYLDLKNSTEMNMYKDVCYYMLFALAAYGWPMYLMRKPACGLCRLASSCPCTSMSGSRLSQSVTVEEDNCCGCNVLAIRRHFLDRDLKQVHIVYTSCHDAVYETPFFVAVDHEKKKVVISIRGTLSPKDALTDLTGDSERLPVEEQHGTWLGHKGMVYSAEYIKKKLEQEMILSQAFGRDLNKGTMHYGLVIVGHSLGAGTAAILSFLLRPQYPTLHCYSYSPPGGLFSEDAMEYSKEFVTSVVLGKDLVPRLGLSQLEGFRRHLLEVLQKSNKPKWRIIAGGTKCIPKSELPVEDEDPQSQPAAPPSSRLWLHPSDLSIALSASTPLYPPGRIIHVVHNHPPETCCGQEEPTYSALWGDNKAFDEVIISPAMLNEHMPHMVMEGLNKVLENYNKGKTALLSAAKIMVSPTEVDLNPESMFVDTTTTSQQPTPTTHHRRNSSVRQKPLSRSCAQSEISLDGFSECPPPPVPVVLRGARERLAVELRDRKAPLAVMESLSDAESLYSLDSRRSSAALRGSPMLSSLPFPLDAPIPEENPSLSSRTELLAADCLCQDTPEHLGEVGPFFTPLESRSTPDYPMRLSPATPRYSGHHSPALINQSILAQPFKSEPNTNRRMLPDGDHQQMPGVYSPGSTPNAPLSPQIGSRQMDRESEDWELDTAEKQFSAETRPAASTPPPQLSNGNPSQAVLEFAQYLDSLFRLDGSSSPPLELSDGESESGRGSFGQGECLGDGQPLDDKQLLARATLEPNLVPKPPRTFAGSADPSSGISLSPSFPLSSSEELNDLSPGEGALPAMHSLRTSSPIHCPEENTLSSMV, encoded by the exons ATGCCTGGCATGGTGATGTTTCGGCGGCGCTGGTCAGTTGGCAGTGATGACCTGGTGCTGCCcgccctcttcctctttctattGCACTGCATCTG GTTGGTGGTTCTGTCCGTGGTTCTGTTCGGCCTCCCGTATGGCTCTGACCAGTCCTGTTCTGTAACGCTGGTGGACCATGGCCGAGGCTACCTGGGCATCCTGGTCAGCTGCCTTATCTGTGAGAGCGCCATCATGTGGTTGAGCATGAGAGGCAGCATTCTGTACACGCAGCCCAGGGATGCTGTGCAGTATGTCATCTATATACGGCTAG CTATTCTGTTGGTCGAGCTAGTGTATGCTGTGGTGGGAATCGCCTGGCTTGTCCAGTATTATCAGCCATGCTCTGATGTCACTGCCAAAAACCTGGCTTTGG GAATTGTTGCATGCAACTGGCTGGTGATATTCAGCGTTTGCATTACCCTCATGTGCACCTTTGATCCTACGGGTCGGACGTTTGTCAAACTGAAAGCCACCCGTCGGCGTCAGCGCAATCTCACTACATATACACTCAG ACACAGGCTAGAGGAAGGCCAAGCCAGTAGCTGGAGCAGGAGACTCAAATTCTTTATGTGCTGCACAAGAGCCCAGGATACACAATCA GATGCGTATTCAGAAGTGGCCAGCCTTTTTGCAGAGTTCTTCAGAGACCTGGACATTGTGCCTAGTGATATTATTGCTGGCCTGGTACTTCTCCGCCAGAGGCAGAGGTCTAAGAGATCTGCTATCCTGGACCAG GCCAACAATGACATTTTAGCCTTCTTATCTGGAATGCCTGTCACTCGAAATACTCGATACCTGGACCTTAAGAACTCG ACCGAGATGAACATGTACAAGGATGTGTGTTATTACATGCTCTTTGCCCTGGCTGCATACGGTTGGCCCATGTACCTAATGAGGAAGCCTGCCTGTGGGCTGTGCCGCCTCGCCAGCTCCTGCCC CTGTACCTCAATGTCTGGCTCTCGGTTGTCTCAGTCCGTGACAGTGGAGGAGGACAATTGTTGCGGCTGTAATGTCCTGGCTATACGGAGACACTTCCTGGACAGGGACCTCAAGCAGGTTCACATTGTCTACACTTCCTGCCACGATGCT GTTTATGAGACTCCATTTTTTGTGGCAGTGGATCATGAGAAAAAGAAGGTTGTCATCAGTATCAGAGGAACCCTATCACCAAAG GACGCCTTGACTGATCTGACGGGGGACTCTGAACGTTTGCCTGTAGAGGAGCAGCACGGGACCTGGCTTGGCCACAAG GGGATGGTTTACTCAGCAGAATACATCAAGAAGAAACTGGAGCAGGAAATGATCTTGTCACAAGCCTTTGGAAGAGACTTG AACAAGGGCACCATGCACTATGGGCTGGTGATAGTCGGGCATTCTCTTGGTGCAGGCACCGCTGCTATCCTCTCCTTCCTGCTGAGACCTCAGTACCCAACTCTTCACTGCTACTCTTACTCTCCACCTGGTGGCCTTTTTAG TGAGGATGCCATGGAGTACTCCAAAGAGTTTGTCACATCTGTGGTATTAGGAAAAGACCTGGTACCAAG GCTTGGCCTGTCACAACTGGAGGGTTTCCGACGCCACCTTCTGGAAGTCTTGCAGAAAAGTAACAAGCCAAAG TGGAGGATCATTGCGGGAGGCACCAAATGCATCCCGAAATCAGAGCTTCCAGTGGAGGATGAAGATCCTCAGTCTCAGCCAGCAGCGCCCCCCAGCAGTCGCCTGTGGCTCCACCCCAGTGACCTCAGCATTGCCCTTTCAGCCTCCACCCCCCTCTACCCTCCTGGCAGGATCATCCATGTGGTGCACAACCATCCTCCAGAGACATG CTGTGGGCAGGAGGAGCCAACCTACTCAGCTCTGTGGGGGGACAACAAGGCCTTCGATGAGGTCATCATATCACCCGCTATGCTTAATGAGCACATGCCCCACATGGTGATGGAGGGCCTAAACAAG GTGCTGGAAAACTACAACAAAGGGAAAACTGCTTTGCTATCAGCAGCCAAGATCATGGTGAGCCCCACAGAAGTGGACTTGAACCCAGAGAGCATGTTCGTGGATACAACAACAACTTCTCAGCAGCCGACGCCTACAACCCACCACCGCAGGAACAGTAGTGTTCG acaaaaaccaTTGTCACG TTCGTGTGCCCAGTCTGAAATATCTCTGGATGGTTTCTCTGAGTGCCCTCCTCCCCCAGTGCCTGTAGTTCTGCGTGGAGCACGGGAACGCCTGGCAGTGGAGCTGAGGGACCGCAAAGCACCTCTGGCCGTCATGGAGAGTCTCTCAGATGCCGAATCCCTCTACAGCCTGGATTCCCGACGCTCCTCGGCTGCACTAAGGGGCTCACCAATGCTGAGTAGCCTACCATTCCCTTTGGATGCCCCGATCCCCGAGGAGAACCCGTCTCTCAGCTCTCGCACTGAACTACTGGCTGCTGACTGCCTCTGCCAGGACACCCCAGAGCACCTAGGAGAAGTTGGGCCCTTCTTTACCCCACTGGAATCCAGATCCACGCCGGATTACCCCATGCGGCTGTCACCGGCAACACCTCGCTACAGTGGACACCATTCCCCAGCTCTGATAAACCAGAGCATCTTGGCTCAGCCTTTTAAGTCAGAGCCGAACACCAACCGAAGAATGCTTCCGGATGGGGATCACCAACAGATGCCTGGTGTCTACAGCCCAGGGAGCACGCCGAACGCTCCTCTCAGCCCACAGATTGGTTCTAGGCAGATGGATAGAGAAAGTGAAGATTGGGAGCTagacacagcagagaaacaATTCAGTGCAGAAACCAGACCAGCAGCTTCTACTCCTCCGCCCCAGCTATCCAACGGAAACCCCAGCCAGGCAGTGCTGGAGTTCGCCCAGTACTTAGACTCTCTATTCAGACTGGACGGCAGCAGCTCACCACCTCTGGAGCTGTCTGACGGGGAGTCAGAGTCAGGCCGGGGCTCCTTCGGGCAGGGTGAGTGTCTTGGAGATGGACAGCCGCTGGATGACAAACAACTTCTGGCCAGAGCAACACTGGAGCCTAACCTTGTCCCCAAGCCCCCACGCACTTTTGCTGGATCTGCTGACCCCTCCTCGGGCATCTCTTTGtccccctccttccctctctcgTCGTCTGAGGAGCTTAACGACCTCTCCCCCGGCGAGGGCGCCCTGCCAGCCATGCACTCCCTACGAACATCTAGCCCTATCCACTGTCCCGAAGAGAACACACTATCATCTATGGTGTAG